The proteins below are encoded in one region of Maribacter aestuarii:
- a CDS encoding putative porin, translating to MRYLFPLLFVLIGINALAQEGSARQRAKDSLRLVRESQGIFRDNKANLNPSTLQKSSSNIKQDSLQELTIENYKIISFARDTTFLDTTLTIQKEYKYNYLRRDDFELMSFSNIGQTYNKLGVDFERSTMYPVLGARAKHYNYLEIEDIDYYNVPTPMTDLFFKTTLEQGQLLDALLTFNTSRRLNFSIAYKGHRSLGKYQFDQIQSGNFRTTTNYLTKNGRYSLRAHIAAQNILSEENGGLAQKELQFESGDPDFINRPRVDVLLNDADNKILGKRYYLDHQYKLIRKRTDSTFVERTSLSIGHVFNYETKYYQFLQNAGNDYFGEAILSPINDKANLKTFYNQLNAEFYNKTLGRIKGSINLYNYDYFFNSLFITEAGEVISNRLNGAEVALGGDYDKKIGAFEVKGSLKYNLSGDLTGNILDASAAYTLNDKHELKFGIHSSSRMPNFNFLLYQSEYLNYNWQNTAVFEKERVNSFQFSFDSDLWGSLLAKYTALDNYAYFANDSSIMVEEGMENANIKPFQETSSVSHIKLKYAKEFRWRKFALNNTVMYQTVSQDENVLNVPQLVTRNTLYFSSDVFKKAMFIQTGITFKYFSSYTMDAYNPLLGEFYIQNSEELGGYPLLDFFINAKIQQTRIYLKAEHFNSSFSGYDFYAAPNYPYRDFVIRFGLVWNFFS from the coding sequence ATGAGATATCTTTTTCCCCTTCTCTTTGTTCTTATAGGTATAAATGCTTTAGCGCAAGAAGGAAGTGCTAGACAAAGGGCGAAAGACTCCCTTAGGCTCGTCCGGGAATCGCAAGGTATTTTTAGGGATAATAAGGCAAATCTAAATCCTTCCACTCTGCAAAAATCGAGTTCGAATATTAAGCAGGATTCACTTCAAGAATTAACTATAGAAAATTATAAAATCATCTCATTTGCCCGAGATACTACATTCTTGGATACCACCCTCACCATACAAAAAGAATATAAGTACAATTATTTAAGAAGGGATGACTTTGAATTGATGTCTTTTTCCAATATTGGACAGACGTATAATAAGTTGGGTGTAGATTTTGAAAGGTCCACTATGTATCCAGTATTAGGGGCAAGGGCAAAGCATTATAATTATTTGGAGATTGAGGATATTGACTATTATAATGTACCAACTCCAATGACAGATTTATTTTTCAAGACCACATTGGAACAGGGGCAGTTGTTGGATGCCCTGTTGACGTTTAATACATCTCGAAGACTAAATTTTTCTATTGCTTATAAAGGACATAGATCCTTAGGCAAATATCAATTTGATCAAATACAATCCGGTAATTTTAGAACAACAACTAATTACCTTACCAAGAATGGAAGGTATTCTCTTAGAGCTCATATAGCGGCACAGAACATTCTTTCAGAAGAAAACGGGGGTTTGGCCCAGAAGGAGCTTCAATTTGAATCTGGGGACCCGGATTTCATAAATAGACCTAGGGTAGATGTGCTTTTGAATGATGCTGACAATAAAATCTTGGGAAAACGATATTATTTGGACCATCAATACAAATTGATAAGAAAACGGACGGATTCTACTTTCGTGGAGAGAACCTCATTATCCATTGGGCATGTGTTCAATTACGAGACCAAATACTATCAGTTTTTACAAAATGCAGGTAACGACTACTTCGGAGAGGCTATTCTTTCTCCCATAAACGATAAAGCCAATCTTAAAACCTTTTACAATCAATTAAACGCGGAATTTTACAACAAGACCTTGGGTAGGATTAAAGGGAGTATCAATCTATATAATTATGACTATTTTTTTAATAGCTTGTTTATTACAGAGGCAGGTGAAGTTATTTCAAATAGATTGAATGGAGCTGAGGTCGCTTTAGGTGGTGATTATGATAAGAAAATTGGTGCCTTTGAAGTGAAGGGCTCCTTAAAGTATAATTTATCAGGGGACCTTACAGGAAATATTTTGGATGCTTCAGCAGCATATACTTTAAATGATAAACATGAATTGAAGTTTGGAATACATTCTTCTTCCAGAATGCCCAATTTTAATTTTTTACTCTACCAAAGCGAGTACCTTAATTATAATTGGCAGAATACCGCAGTTTTTGAGAAAGAAAGGGTTAATAGTTTTCAGTTTTCTTTTGATTCAGATTTGTGGGGTAGTCTTCTAGCCAAATATACCGCGTTGGATAACTATGCGTATTTCGCCAACGATTCTTCAATTATGGTTGAGGAGGGGATGGAGAACGCCAACATTAAACCGTTTCAGGAAACCTCCAGTGTATCGCATATTAAGTTGAAGTATGCTAAAGAGTTCAGGTGGCGAAAATTTGCATTGAACAATACCGTAATGTATCAGACGGTTTCTCAAGATGAGAACGTGCTCAATGTCCCTCAATTGGTCACAAGGAATACACTCTATTTTTCTTCCGATGTTTTCAAGAAAGCGATGTTCATTCAAACGGGAATTACTTTTAAGTATTTTTCCAGTTATACTATGGATGCCTATAATCCTTTGTTAGGTGAGTTTTATATTCAAAATTCCGAAGAGCTTGGAGGTTATCCACTTTTGGATTTTTTCATTAACGCCAAGATTCAACAGACTAGGATTTATTTAAAGGCCGAACATTTCAACTCTTCTTTTAGCGGTTATGACTTTTATGCAGCTCCTAACTATCCTTACCGTGATTTTGTTATCCGATTTGGGTTGGTCTGGAATTTCTTTTCATAG